In a genomic window of Equus caballus isolate H_3958 breed thoroughbred chromosome 9, TB-T2T, whole genome shotgun sequence:
- the CYP7A1 gene encoding cytochrome P450 7A1 — translation MLTVSLIWGIVIAVGCCLWLILGRRRRQMGEPPLENGLIPYLGCALQFGANPLEFLRANQRKHGHVFTCKLMGNYVHFITNPLSYHKVLCHGKYLDWKKFHFTTSAKAFGHSSIDPSDGNTTENISKTFIKTLQGDALNSLTEAMMENLQLVIRAPVVPKSQMPAWVTEGMYSFCYRVMFEAGYLTLFGRDLTGQDTQKALILNNLDNFKQFDKIFPALVAGLPIHVFKTAHHAREKLAEGLRHQTLGKRDHISELVSFMNDTLSTLDDMEKAKTHLAVLWASQANTIPATFWSLFQMIRSPEAMKAATEEVNKTLENAGQKVSFEGGPICLNQMQLNDMPVLDSIIKESLRLSSASLNIRTAKEDFTLHLQDGSYHIRKDDIIALYPQLMHLDPEIYPDPLAFKYDRYLDENGKTKTTFYSNGLKLKYYYMPFGSGATICPGRLFAVQEIKQFLILMLSYFELELVESHVKCPPLDQSRAGLGILPPLNDIEFKYKFKHL, via the exons atgctGACCGTGTCTCTGATCTGGGGGATTGTTATAGCAGTGGGCTGCTGCTTATGGCTTATTCTTGGAAGGAGGAGAAG ACAAATGGGTGAACCGCCTCTGGAGAATGGGTTGATTCCATACCTGGGATGTGCTCTGCAATTTGGTGCCAATCCTCTTGAGTTCCTCAGAGCAAATCAAAGGAAACATGGCCATGTTTTTACCTGCAAACTAATGGGAAACTATGTACACTTCATCACAAATCCCTTGTCATACCATAAAGTTTTGTGCCATGGAAAATACCTTGATTGGAAAAAATTTCACTTCACTACTTCTGCAAAG GCATTTGGGCACAGCAGCATTGACCCGAGTGATGGAAACACCACTGAAAACATAAGCAAAACTTTCATCAAAACCCTGCAGGGTGATGCCTTGAACTCCCTCACAGAAGCCATGATGGAAAACCTCCAACTTGTCATAAGAGCTCCAGTCGTTCCTAAATCGCAGATGCCTGCCTGGGTGACGGAGGGAATGTATTCCTTCTGCTACCGAGTGATGTTTGAAGCTGGGTATCTAACTCTCTTCGGCAGAGATCTTACAGGGCAAGATACACAGAAGGCACTTATTCTAAATAACCTTGACAACTTCAAGCAATTTGACAAAATCTTTCCAGCCCTGGTTGCGGGCCTCCCCATTCATGTGTTCAAGACCGCCCACCATGCCCGGGAAAAACTGGCAGAGGGCTTGAGACACCAGACCCTCGGAAAGAGAGACCACATCTCGGAACTGGTCAGCTTTATGAATGACACGCTCTCCACCTTAGACGACATGGAGAAGGCCAAGACTCACCTCGCTGTCCTCTGGGCGTCGCAAGCAAACACCATTCCAGCGACTTTCTGGAGCTTATTTCAGATGATTAG AAGCCCTGAAGCAATGAAAGCGGCTACTGAAGAAGTGAATAAAACACTAGAGAATGCTGGTCAAAAAGTCAGCTTTGAAGGTGGTCCTATTTGTTTGAATCAAATGCAACTGAATGACATGCCAGTGCTAG atagtATCATCAAGGAGTCTCTGAGGCTTTCCAGTGCCTCCCTGAACATCCGGACTGCGAAAGAGGATTTCACTTTGCACCTGCAGGACGGTTCCTATCATATTCGCAAAGATGACATCATAGCTCTTTATCCACAATTAATGCACTTAGATCCAGAAATCTACCCAGACCCTTTG GCTTTTAAATACGATCGATATCTCGATGAAAATGGGAAGACAAAGACCACGTTCTATAGTAATGGACTCAAGCTGAAGTATTACTACATGCCCTTCGGGTCAGGAGCTACAATATGTCCTGGAAGATTATTTGCTGTCCAGGAAATCAAGCAATTTTTGATTCTGATGCTTTCCTACTTTGAACTAGAGCTTGTGGAGAGCCATGTTAAATGTCCCCCTTTGGACCAGTCCCGTGCAGGCTTAGGCATTCTACCGCCGTTAAATGATATCGAGTTTAAATACAAATTCAAACATTTGTGA